Genomic DNA from Flavobacterium sp. N502540:
GATCTTAATCGCTTTATCAAAAACAGCAATGGCTTCATCCCATTTTTTGAGCTCGTATTTGGCAATTCCCTGATAAAAATACGCTGTAGGATGTTCTAATTGCTGCCTGTTTTTATAAATGTCATTTACATAATCGTCAAAAAGCTTTTCGGCTTTATCGTATTCATTCAATTGCAAATAACAAAGTCCCATATAAAAACTATAGGTATGATCCATGACATAACTGTTTCCATAAAGTTTAATACATTCTTCAAAATCTTTAATCGCTTCTTTGTAAGTATGCGCAAAAATACATTTTATAAAAGCCCGGTACGGAAGCCATTCTTGTTTATTATAACGAACGGCTTTATCCAGAAAGGGCATTCCGACTTCGTATTTCTTGCATTTAAAATACGGCATTGCTTTTTGTTGCCACAGATAAGCTATTGTGCTATCTTTTTTTAGACCTTCGTCGATGCAATTTTGCCATTCTGACATTTGAAAAGTATAATTGTACTTGTAGGCACAACTGTCTAAGTATTTGACCTGAATAGCATCCTGAGCTTTATTTTTGGATACTTGTGCAAAAGAGATAATCGAAAAAAACAAACTGAATCCTAAAATAATGTTTTTCAAAGGTTATTGGTTTAAGTTAAATTTATTTGAAAGAAAAATCACTCCAAATAAAGCTCTTAAAAATGGTCTTTTAGGGCACTTTAAAATAACTTTAACATCCTCGATCAAAGTAGTTTCTTCGTCTAAGAATTTAAAGATCAAAGACGAATTTCCTTTTTTGAATAATGACGAAAAAATACTGCTTCCCAATTCATTGTGACGATACAGAATATCCAAAAGCAGTAAATCGTAAAACCAGAACCGGCTTCTTTTATGAAATGATGTCATCTTAATTGATGACGAAGAATAGAGAAACTCCACCAAATCACCTGATTTTTTATCGGCATTTCTAAACGTATAACCTGTACTGGCTTTGGTCCACCCTCCGGCAGTTCCAATATTCAAAACTCTTTTGGTATTCTTCTTCCAGAACGGATAACAAGTCATTGGGATACTTCCCTGCTCCTTCTCTACAATATCATACTGCTCAATGCCTCGTTTTTCTAAATAGATCTGAATCTCGTTTTCATACTCCGCCGTTGAAAGCAATTTCTCCGAAAATAAGGTATACTCAACCAAAGCTTCTGTTTTAGAAACCGGCAGTACATACATAAATCTAGTATTCCCTTTTTGTTCTACCGAAAAATCCATGAAAGTAGCCTGTTCTGGGTTGAAGACTTCCTTTTCAGATTTCACATACCAACCCACAAAATGCTGTTGCAGAACGGGATAATTCATTTGACTTAATGCAGTTGACGAGGTATAAATACTATTCAGTAAATAATTACAAGTGTACCTATTCTCTTCTGAACCTACAAAAACATGGGTTTCGAGTTCGTTGATATTCGTTACTTTCTCGTTTGAAAAAGTAATATTAGAATGTTTGGACAACTCTTCAAAAACAAAATCATAAAAGTCTAATCCCCGAATTTGATGGTACTGATAGGGTCTCAGGTCTAAATCACGTTTGAAATTTTCGTTAGCAAACAAGGCCGAATCCCATTTTTTAAGAACAATCGGACTCCAGACTGAATCTTCTTTTTCCCAAAAGCACCAGGTTCGGTCATTGGTCTTTTTCACATCCTGATCCAACAACAAAAGCGATTTATCTGCAAAATTCCCCGACAGTACCATTTTGTAAACGGTCATCAAAGCTGCTAAACCTGT
This window encodes:
- a CDS encoding lycopene cyclase family protein; the protein is MNSSQIKHFDYIFTGTGLAALMTVYKMVLSGNFADKSLLLLDQDVKKTNDRTWCFWEKEDSVWSPIVLKKWDSALFANENFKRDLDLRPYQYHQIRGLDFYDFVFEELSKHSNITFSNEKVTNINELETHVFVGSEENRYTCNYLLNSIYTSSTALSQMNYPVLQQHFVGWYVKSEKEVFNPEQATFMDFSVEQKGNTRFMYVLPVSKTEALVEYTLFSEKLLSTAEYENEIQIYLEKRGIEQYDIVEKEQGSIPMTCYPFWKKNTKRVLNIGTAGGWTKASTGYTFRNADKKSGDLVEFLYSSSSIKMTSFHKRSRFWFYDLLLLDILYRHNELGSSIFSSLFKKGNSSLIFKFLDEETTLIEDVKVILKCPKRPFLRALFGVIFLSNKFNLNQ
- a CDS encoding tetratricopeptide repeat protein — translated: MKNIILGFSLFFSIISFAQVSKNKAQDAIQVKYLDSCAYKYNYTFQMSEWQNCIDEGLKKDSTIAYLWQQKAMPYFKCKKYEVGMPFLDKAVRYNKQEWLPYRAFIKCIFAHTYKEAIKDFEECIKLYGNSYVMDHTYSFYMGLCYLQLNEYDKAEKLFDDYVNDIYKNRQQLEHPTAYFYQGIAKYELKKWDEAIAVFDKAIKIYPDFSDAKYYKAICWLKQGKPREEVVALVGIAREDAAKGFSLNEDNTVYETYPYQKKFTKQ